AATGCGCGACAGGCGGCCGACACCGTCGACCAGATCGGCAATCTCCTTGCCGAATTCCCGGGTCAGCCATGGCAGGCAATCGTCGCGATACTGGGGTGCACCGGCCAGCAGGGTGGCGGCGATGGTCGAGGCCGGCAGGTTGAGGTCGGCGATGATCGCGGCGGACGACACCGCATGACCAAAGGCATCCTCACCGGTCAGCGGGATGATTTTGCCGGCGTACAACTCGCGGGCGGCGCGGAAGGCGCGTTCGAGGACCACCAGCTCGTCGGGAGACAGTCCGGACTTGACTCCGGCCAGCCAGGCGTTGGGATCGGCGGCATCGGCTAAAGAATCTGCAAGCGGGCGTGTGACGGAAACCATAGAGTGCTTATGCGTATCCTGCGCAAGTCAGGCATTGGCCCTGGGTACAACGCAGCCGGCCGGTGCGGGCGCCGTTTCCGGTCGCGCCGCAAGCCCACCACGTTAGGTAAAAAAGGTTGCCATTGTAGGACGGGAATCCCGCTTCCGGCAGTTTAATCCCTTTGGCGGTTCATGGCCCGCACCAAGCCAGACGGTGTCAAAACAGCGTGCCGGATGGCGCATCAAGCAGGCGGCGTACCGGCGCCGGCAGGCCCATGGTCAGCGCTTCCGCCGGCAGGAACCAGCCCTGCCGCCCATCCTGCCGTTCTCCGTGTGCGGCAACCCGTACCGGCAGCGGCAAGGCCAGCAGGCGGAAATGGGTGAACACATGCTCGATTTCGTGCCAGGCCGGTTCGATCTGATCGACTTTAAAATCATACTGCGCGGCGGCTGCGTCGACGGCATCGCTGGACGCCAGCTCCGGCAGGCTCCACAGCCCGCCCCAGATGCCACTTTCAGGCCGCCGTTCCAGCAGAACGCGTCCGCTGCTGTCCCGCGCCAGCAGCCACACCGCATCCCGTGTCGGCTGCGCTTTCTTCGGTCTGGGCGTCGGCAGGCTGCCGACCCGGTCATCCCGCAGCGCGACACAGTCGGCCGCCAGCGGACAGCGGCCACAGGCCGGCTTGCCCCGGGTGCAGACCAGGCTGCCCAGGTCCATCAGGCCCTGGGTATAGGCCACCATATCGGCCGATGCCGCAGGCAGCAGCGACTCCGCCAGCGTCCACAGCCGGTTTTCGACCGCCTTCCCGCCGGTAAAGCCTTCGATGCCGCCCCAGCGTGCCAGCACGCGACGAACGTTGCCGTCCAGAATCGCGCGCCGCTCACCCCGGGCAAACGCGCAGATCGCCGCCGCGGTCGAACGGCCGATGCCCGGCAGATCGAGCACCTGCTCGAAGCGCTGGGGAAACACGCCATCATGTTCGGTCACGATGCGCTGCGCCGCCTTGTGCAGATTGCGTGCGCGGCTGTAGTAGCCGAGTCCGCTCCACAGCGCCAGCACTTCGTCCAGTGCCGCACGGCCCAGCTCGCCCACGGTCGGGAAGCGCGCCATGAAACGCGGGTAGTAATCGAGTACGGTTGCAACCTGGGTCTGCTGCAGCATGATTTCCGACACCCAGACCCGGTACGGGTCGGCGACCTGCCATGGCAGCCCGCTGCGGCCGTGCCGGCGCTGCCAGTCAACAAGACGGGTGGCGAAGGCGCTCATGATTCAATCCCCAGTGCGCGCAACAGGCCGCGCGCCTTGTGCCGCGTCTCGTTCAATTCACGTTCCGGATCGGAATCGGTGACGATGCCGCCGCCGGCCCGGAAGCGCAGCCGGTCGCCTTCGCGCATGAAGCTGCGGATCAGGATATTGCAGTCGAGGCTGCCGTCACGATTGATGTAGCCGAGACTGCCGGTATAGGCGCGGCGCGGCGCGGTTTCCAGTTCGCGGATGATCTGCATGCAGCGCACTTTCGGGCAACCGGTGATGGTGCCGCCGGGAAACAGGGCGCGAAATACGCCGGCCGGTCCGACCGCATCACGCAGGCGGCCGCGCACGCTGGATTCAATATGGTGGACAGTCGCGTAACTGGCCACGCTCATCAGCTCGTCGACCTCGACACTGCCCGGCACGCAGACCCGGCCCAGGTCGTTGCGTTCGAGGTCAATCAGCATCACATGCTCGGCGCGCTCCTTGCGGTCGGCAATCAGCCGCGCCTTCAGCGCGGCGTCCTCGACCGGATCGGTCGCGCGCGGATGAGTGCCGGCAATCGGCCGGGTGTCGATGACCCGTTGCGGCGACACCCGAGCCAGCCGTTCCGGCGACGAGCTGACGATCTGCCAGTCGCCAAAATCGGCCAGTGCCGAGAATGGTGCCGGATTGGCCTGGCGCAGCGCGGCGAACACATCGGCGGCACTGGCGTCAGCATTCAGGCGGGCGCGCCACTCGCGCGACACATTGACCTGGAAGACATCACCTTCACGAATATAGTGTTTGATGCGTTCGACCGCATCGACATAACGCCCCGGCGCATCCTCCTCCAGCGCCAGCAGCTGCAGCGGGGCGGGCTGCCAGGCTGGCGCCGCGTCGACCTGTGCGGCCAGCTCGGCCAGTTGCGCAGCAGTTTCCGCCACCAGCGTCGCCGTGCCGGCGGCACGGTCGACCACGATGGCGGCAGGCACACGTACCAGCGCTGCCAGCGGGAAGGCATCGGCAATCGGTGCCGGCACGCGGGGCTCGAAGGTGTGCAGCATTTCGTAGCCGAGATAGACGAACCAGCCGCCGACAAACGGCAGGCGCGGGTCCGGCCGTTCGATCGCCCGCAATTCCAGCGCGGCCAGATCGGCGAGCAGGCGGGCGCCGTCACCATCAAAATACAACTGCTGCGCCTGCGGCAATGCGAACAGAATATCGAAGCCGCTGTCGGCGGACGACTGCAGCAGGAAAGGAAATGACTGCGGTGCGCCAGCGGTCAGCGCGAGCAGGTCCGGCACGGCCGGCAGAGAACGGGTAAGCAGCATGTCCTCATCCACGATGGCAGGCCCTGAAGAAAACGGCCGAGCCTATCATGGCATGCGCTGCTGTCAACGGCTGCGGACGCATGCCGTCAAGGCAAACGGCACCACAAAGGGTGCCGTCAGTCTGCCCGCACCTCCCGCGATGAAGAGCGGACGGGCGAAGCGGGGGCGGAGGGTGCCGGGGTCACGGTGCCCCCGGCGCCCGCCTTTATCCGCTTACAGGCCGGCGTCGGCGCGCAGCGCGGCGGCCTTGTCGGTCGCTTCCCAGGTGAATTCCGGCTCTTCACGGCCGAAGTGACCATAAGCGGCGGTCTTGGTGTAGATCGGGCGCAGCAGGTCCAGCATCTGCACGATGCCCTTCGGGCGCAGGTCGAAGTGGCGCTTGACCAGTTCGACGATCTGCTCGTTCGGAATGCGGCTGGTGCCAAAGGTGTCGACCGAAATCGACGTCGGCTGGGCGATGCCGATCGCGTAGGACACCTGGACCTGGCACTGGCGGGCCAGACCGGCGGCGACGATGTTCTTCGCCACGTAGCGACCGGCATAGGCGGCCGAGCGGTCGACCTTGGACGGGTCCTTGCCCGAGAACGCGCCGCCACCGTGCGGCGCAGCGCCGCCGTAGGTATCGACGATGATCTTGCGGCCGGTCAGGCCGCAATCCCCCATCGGGCCGCCAATGACGAAACGGCCGGTCGGGTTGATCAGGAATTTGGTGTCGCGGGTCAGCATTTCAGCCGGCAGCACCGGCTTGACGATGTCCTCGATAACCGCTTCGGTCAGCATGGCATGATCGATATCCGGCGAGTGCTGGGTCGACAGCACCACGGTGTCGATCGACTTCGGCAGGCCGGTCTCGCTGTCATAGACGCAAGTGATCTGGC
This window of the Microvirgula aerodenitrificans DSM 15089 genome carries:
- the mutY gene encoding A/G-specific adenine glycosylase; amino-acid sequence: MSAFATRLVDWQRRHGRSGLPWQVADPYRVWVSEIMLQQTQVATVLDYYPRFMARFPTVGELGRAALDEVLALWSGLGYYSRARNLHKAAQRIVTEHDGVFPQRFEQVLDLPGIGRSTAAAICAFARGERRAILDGNVRRVLARWGGIEGFTGGKAVENRLWTLAESLLPAASADMVAYTQGLMDLGSLVCTRGKPACGRCPLAADCVALRDDRVGSLPTPRPKKAQPTRDAVWLLARDSSGRVLLERRPESGIWGGLWSLPELASSDAVDAAAAQYDFKVDQIEPAWHEIEHVFTHFRLLALPLPVRVAAHGERQDGRQGWFLPAEALTMGLPAPVRRLLDAPSGTLF
- a CDS encoding aminodeoxychorismate synthase component I gives rise to the protein MLLTRSLPAVPDLLALTAGAPQSFPFLLQSSADSGFDILFALPQAQQLYFDGDGARLLADLAALELRAIERPDPRLPFVGGWFVYLGYEMLHTFEPRVPAPIADAFPLAALVRVPAAIVVDRAAGTATLVAETAAQLAELAAQVDAAPAWQPAPLQLLALEEDAPGRYVDAVERIKHYIREGDVFQVNVSREWRARLNADASAADVFAALRQANPAPFSALADFGDWQIVSSSPERLARVSPQRVIDTRPIAGTHPRATDPVEDAALKARLIADRKERAEHVMLIDLERNDLGRVCVPGSVEVDELMSVASYATVHHIESSVRGRLRDAVGPAGVFRALFPGGTITGCPKVRCMQIIRELETAPRRAYTGSLGYINRDGSLDCNILIRSFMREGDRLRFRAGGGIVTDSDPERELNETRHKARGLLRALGIES
- the metK gene encoding methionine adenosyltransferase, with protein sequence MSEYLFTSESVSEGHPDKVADQISDAILDAIFTQDRHARVAAETLVNTGLVVLAGEITTHANIDYIQVARDTIRRIGYNSSDLGFDAKGCAVLVAYDKQSPDIAQGVNEGQGLDLDQGAGDQGLMFGYACDETPTLMPFPIYYAHRLVQRQAELRKDGRLSWLRPDAKSQITCVYDSETGLPKSIDTVVLSTQHSPDIDHAMLTEAVIEDIVKPVLPAEMLTRDTKFLINPTGRFVIGGPMGDCGLTGRKIIVDTYGGAAPHGGGAFSGKDPSKVDRSAAYAGRYVAKNIVAAGLARQCQVQVSYAIGIAQPTSISVDTFGTSRIPNEQIVELVKRHFDLRPKGIVQMLDLLRPIYTKTAAYGHFGREEPEFTWEATDKAAALRADAGL